CGCACCCGTAACGATATCATACGGCCGGCGTCAGTTGGCGGACGCACCCGGTGCGTTGCCGGCGGCCGGGACCGGGAAGACGGGATCGCCGAACGGCTGCCGGTGGAACACCGTGGTGAGCTTCAGGCTCGGGCACCGGGTGCAGTCGAGGCAGCGCAGGCAGTCCGCGTCGGTCGGGTTCCTGTCGGGACGGATGTCGACCGGGCAGATCATCTGGCACTTCCCGCACCGCGTGCAGGTGTCGGGGTCCCAGGCGAGCTGCAGGAAGCTCGACTTGTTGAACAGGGAGAAGATCGCCCCGAGGGGACAGATCGCCCGGCAGAAGGGGCGCTTGACCATCGCCGACGCCGTGACGAAGAAGAGCAAGATCGCGATCTTGACCCAGAACAGCGACCGGACCATCGAGCGGATGCCGGCGCTCATCGCGACCCACGGCAGGCCGCCCATCAGCGTCCCCACGGGGCACAGCTTCGAGAACCAGTTCTCGTGGGTGAGGTAAGGGATGACGAACACGAGTCCGGCCAGGACGGCATAGCGGAGATACCGCGTCCAGTGCGGCAGGGACGCCTTCCACCCACGGAACTTGTAGAGGAGGTCCTGGAGGGCGCCGAAGGGGCACAGCCACCCGCACGTCATCCGCCCGACGGACGCGCCGACGACCGACAGGGTCCCGACCGCGTACCACGAGACGTTCCCGCCCGCGGCGAAATGCTGCAGCGTGCCGATGGGGCAGGAGAGCAGGGCGGAGGGGCAGGCGTAGCAGTTCAGCAACGGGGTGCAGGCGCCCTTCATCGGCCCCTGGTAGAGCGACGCCGTCAGGAAGCCGGGGAGCCAGGCGTTGGGAAGGACGGTCCCCAGCCCCTGGAAGATCCGCCGTTTCAGGTATCTCAAGGGATCACCCGATCCCGATGCACGACAGTCAAAGCAGCGCGCCGTTGACCAGCACCTCCGCGATCTCCTTCCGGAAGATGCCGAACAACAGGGCCGAGACGGCCACCGCGGCCGTGATCAGAAATGCGATCGGGCGAACCTTCATGGGACCCCCCGGCCCCGGGATCAGCTTCCGCCGTAGGAGTGCAGCCCCGAGAGAACGAGATTGACGCCGAGGTAGCACATGATCGTCGCCAGGAACCCCACGATGGAGATGATGGCGGCGCGCCGGCCGTGCCATCCCCGCGTGACCCGGGCGTGCAGGAAGAGCGCATAGACCAGCCAGACGATCAGGGACCAGGTCTCCTTCGGGTCCCACGACCAGTAGGTTCCCCAGGCGTAGTTCGCCCACGCCGCCCCGGTGATGATCCCGACGGTCAGGAACGGGAATCCCCAGATGATCGCCCGGTAGACCAGGTCGTCGAGCGTCTTGGTCGGGGGCAGCAGTCCGACCACCCCCTTGGAGATCTTCGCCTCTTCCTGCCGGGCCTTCAGCAGGTACATGAGGGCGACGCCGGCGGAGACGGCGAACGCCGCGTACCCGACGAAGCAGGTGATGACGTGGGCGTGGAGCCAGTACGACTGCAGCGCCGGCACCAGCGGCTGGATGCTGCTGTCGTTATAGACGGCGAAGACCATCGTGAAGAAGGCGATCGGCATCACGAAGGCCCCGAAGGTGCGGTTGCGGTACTTCCTTTCCACGACCAGGTAGAAGAGGTTCACCGACCAGGCGAAGAAGACGAGCGACTCGTAGAGGTTCGTCACGGGGATGCGGCCGATCCCCATCTGGTACGACTCGTACCAGCGCATCCCGAGCGCCGCGGTGGAAACGACGGCCGCGAGGACGCAGACCCAGGTGCCGGCCACCGCGATATTTTCGTTCTTCGCGTAGAGGGCGCCCAGGTACAGGGCGGACGCCACGCCGAACAGGAACGTGGTCAGGTTGAACAGGATGACGTTGCTCATGTCGAGGGGGCTCCTGCGGCGGTTCGCGGCCGGGAGGTCATTGCCCCGCCGCCTTAACGCCGGTCTGTAGTTTCTCGAATCTCTTCTCGAAGGCGATCCGGTTGCGGCTGGCCGAGCCGGCGAGGACGACCTCGACACGGCCGTCCGTCCCCCGCGCGAGCCGGACCCATACGCGCTGGTGCGAGAGGAAGAACGCCATGATGAGCCCGATCACCATGAGGGCGCACCCCAGCCAGACGATGTTCACCCCGGGGTCCTTCGCGACCTGGAGCCCGGTGAACATCCTCGAGCTTAAGCCACGGAAGGAGAAGACCAGGGAATCGGCGCGCTGCCGGTCGAGGTCGGGGCGTCCCTGGACGATCCAGAACGAGGAGGACGGCTGGCCTGGCTTCTCCACGACCACCTGGAGGGCCGGGCCGCTGCCCTGGAAGTTCTGCTCGTAGTTCACCCCCCGCACGACCCCGTAGCCGTCGATCGGAACCGGCTCGTTGGCCGCGAGGGCGAGCATCCTCACCGGGGTCCCGTCCTTGCGGGCCACCGCCACCTGGGCCGTCGCGCCCCCCGCCTGCCCGTAGCTCGCCTGGTAGAACCAGATCCCCTTGTACTGCAGCGGGTCGTTCACCACGATCGTCTTCCGGAGCACTTCCCGCCCCCCGTCGATGACGCTGAGGTCGGACTTGTACGCCTTGGGCTGGCCGCTCGGGTACGTCTCGAGGCTGAACGAGTTGCAGCGGACCGTGAACCCGAGGTCCTGCATCCGTGTTCCCCCGCGCACGGGGACCTGCGTGACCGCCTCCCCTTCGGGGACGTTCACGTTCCCCTTGAAACCGAAGACGTTCCCGACGATCGCCCCGATGAAGATGATGATGATGGAGAGGTGGGTCACATAGACGCCGAACCGGGAAGCCACGCCGGTTTCGGCGTACAGGTGCACCTCGCTCCCGTCCTCGGTGACCTTCGGCTTCGCGAAGGAGGCGGAGAGCGCCGCCGCGTATTTTCCGGCCCACTCCGAAAGGGTCCCCTTCCGTTTCCATCGGTCCGCGAGCGACAGCGATTTTTCGAGGCTTCCGTCGAGCTTCGTCCGCGGGTTCCGCACCACCTTCAGCATCCTCGGGAAGCGGTCGATGGTGCAGCAGGAAAGGTTCACGGTGAACAGGACGAGCAGGAAGAGGAACCACTTGGAGTGGTACATGTCGAACAGGTTGAGGCGGTCCATGAGGACGAACGCCCAATCCTCGTAGATCTGGTGGTACTTCTCCGGGGGCTGGTTCTGCTCGATGATCGTGCCGAGGATCGACGTGGCGGCGAGGACGATCAGGGTGACGATGGCCAGCTTGACGGAGATGAAGAAGTCCCAGATCCGATCGATCAGGGATGGAGCGCGCTTCTCGTCAGCCATGCGGGTCGCCCTCGGTTATTCGGAATGCCTGCCAATATAACAAAGCAGGAGTCGGCCGTCCAATGGACAGGAAATCCGCCGAAGAAAAGAGGGCGGGGGAACCCCCGCCCTCTCTCCCGGCACTCGCGGAATCGCGGGTCGCCTACTTCTTGTGGCAGTCGTTACACTTCGTCGGAGCCTTCTTCGTCGCGTCCTTCTTGTGGCACCCCGTGCACTTCGTGTGCATGGCGTCCTTCATGGCGATCACGTCGCCCTTCTTCTCGGCCTTGTGGCAGGCAAAGCACGCCTGCTCCTTGCCGGCCGCGTCCTTGTGGTGGCACTCCGCGCAATTCTTGATCCGGTCCGCGTGCGCCTTGTGGGGGAAAACGACCGGCGGCTTCGTCTTCTGGACCTCCTTGATGGTCACCGTCTCGGGTGCGTTCCCGGCGACGATCACCCCGGCAGAAAACACCGTCACCATCACGATTGCCATCAACATCGCGAATTTCCTCATCCCTGCTCACCCCCTTCCCGTTTGTGGTCTACAGCGAGATATTGCACCGTGCGCACCGTTCCGCTTCCTCGCTTGCGCACCGATCCGTAAGCCTCTTTTCCGTTTCATCGAACGTCGTGCGTGCCACTTCGGGAGAAAGCCTCTCCGCCTTGCGTCGAACGCGCCACCCGGGGCGGTCGGTCACCTGGGGCTCGTGGCGACGGCGGTAGTTGTCCTTGAACCGCGCCCCTCTGACCTCTTCGACGGCGAGATCCGCGTAGATATTCAACGCGGCTTCCCGCCCGGAGGTGGACGCCTCGACCACGGAGCCGGGACCGAGAACGCAATCACCGCACATATAGCCGGCGATTTTAGGTTTCCCCCCGGGAAATTGCAAGCGGAAAACGTGGCGTCCCGGATCCGTGGGCTTCCGGGAAACTCCGTCAGGAAGGAAGGAGAGGTCGGCCCGGCTTCCGATCGCCATCACGACGGTGTCGGCGGAAACCTCGAATTCGCTGCCGGGGACGGTCCGTGGCGCGACTCTCCCGTCCGGGTCGAGGTCCACCCGCTCCACCGTCATCGCCTCGAACGCGGTCACCCTTCCGCCCTTCAGGAGGAAACGCTTCACCGCCGCGCCCGGAAGGAACGTTACCCCCTCCGAGACGGCCGCCTCGATCTCCCACGCGAACGCCGGCATCCCCTCCCTGGACTCGACGCAGGCGATCGTCACGTCCGACGCCCCCATCCGGAGGGCGCACCGGGCCGCGTCGATCGCGGCGTTCCCGCCGCCGATCACGGCCACCCGTCCGGGGACCCCCGGAAACCGGCGTTCCCGAACGCGCACGAGGAACGAAAGCGCGTCGTGGAATCCCTGGTCCTCCCCGCCCGCGGAAGGCAGCCGCAACGCATCGCGGGCTCCCACGGCGATCAGGACGGCGTCGAACCCCTCCGCCGCGAGGGAAGAGAACGTCACGTCCCTGCCGAAGGTGACCCCGCCCCGGAAGCGCACTCCCCGGGCGAGGATCCGGTCCACGTCCGAATGAAGCGCGTCTGCGGGAAACCGGAACTCCGCCGCGCCGTACCGCATCATCCCGCCGGGTTCGGGGTACCGATCGAACACCGTGACGAGGGCCCCGAGCCTGGCGAGCGTGTCGGCGGCGGACAATCCGGACGCGCCGGCGCCGACGACCGCCACTCGGGGATGGAGGATCCCTCCGCGATCCCCGGAAGACGGGGGGATCCCCGCCGCGTACCCGAGGTCCGCCGCGTACCGCTTGATCTCCATGATGGAAATCGGCGCCCCGAACTCGTTGCGTACGCACTTCTGCTCGCACGGATGGGGACAGGCGCGTCCGCAGAACGCCGCGAACGGAAGCATGTCGTGCACCAGCGCCAGCGCCTCGAGCGGCCGCCCCTCCCGCACGAGGGCGATGTAGTCCGGAACGCGGATGTGGGCCGGGCACGCGTCCTCGCACGGAGCCGCCGGTTCGCGGGGGCCCCGGCGGGCGTCGACATGCGCCATCCACCAGATCACGCCCGCCTCGAGCAGGAGGACGCCGTGGCCGAAGGTGATCCCGGAACCCACGTTGAGGACGAGAGCGAGGCTGAGCGGAAGGAGGGCCGCCCAGAAGACCCCGAAGGCGATCCGGCCCGAGTACAGGTGCCCGAGCCCCGGGTAGACGAGCGAAAGGATCCCCGCCGTTTTGCGGATCCGCTCCCTCCGGATCTCCCACAGGAGACGGTCGCGCTGGTCGAGCCGGCCGGAGCAGTCCCGGCACCGCTTCTCCTCGCCCGGGCGCGAGACCTCGCAGAGAACGCAATCCTTGTAGCCGGATCGGAGGAGGTTTTCCGGGCGGAGGGAATCGATCAGGGAATTGCTCATTTGAATATGGCGTCCCCAGGGGGATTTGAACCCCCGTCGCCGCCGTGAAAGGGCGGTGTCCTTGGCCGAACTAGACGATGGGGACGCGCACGGTGGTGAGCCCAGTTGGGATCGAACCAACGACCCTCTGATTAAAAGTCAGATGCTCTGCCAACTGAGCTATGGGCTCCCCCGAAGCGGGATATTCTACGTTCCGGGAGCCGGAAGTGTCAAGCGCGGAAGGGATTCCTCCGGACGATCGTCTGGTTCCGGTCGGGCCCCACGGAGACGAGGGAAACCTCGACGGCGGTGACTTCCTCGATCATCTGGACGAACTTCCTGGCGGCTTTCGGCAGGTCGCCGAACTCCCGGGCCGACGAGATGTCTTCCTTCCATCCCTCCACCTGCTCGTAGACCGGCTTCGCCGCCTCGAATTCGGTCAGGGACAGGGGGACCTGCTCCCGGCGGACGCCGTCGATCTCGTACGCGACGCACATCTTCACGAACGCCAGGCCCGAGAGGACGTCCAGCTTGGTCAACGCGATGCCGGCCAGCCCGTTGAGGCGATTCGCGTACCGCACGACCGGCGCATCGAACCAGCCGCACCGCCGCGGCCGCCCCGTGGTCGATCCGTACTCGTTTCCGCGATCCCGGATCTTCTGCCCCTCCTCGTCGAACAGCTCCGTGGGGAACGGCCCGCCGCCGACACGCGTCGCGTAGGCCTTGGAAACCCCGATGACGCCGCCGATCTTCGTCGGGCCGACGCCGGATCCCGTGCAGGCGCCGCCCGCCGTCGTGTTCGAGGAGGTGACGAACGGGTAGGTGCCGTGGTCGATGTCGAGCAGCGCCCCCTGGGCCCCTTCGAACAGCACCTTGGCCCCCTGGGCGATCTCCTCGTTGATGAAGAGCGAGGTGTCGAGGAGGTACTTCTTCAGCCGCTCCCCGTACGCGAGGTATTCGTCCAGCGTCGCCTGGAAGGGAACCTCCTCGCCGCCGAAATAATTCTTCAGCAGGAAGTTCTTCGCCTCGAGGTTCGCGCGAAGCTTCTCCGCAAAAGATTCCGGCTGGAGGAGGTCGCACGCCCGGATGCCGACGCGCGCGATCTTGTCCTCGTAGCACGGCCCGATTCCCCGCGCCGTGGTCCCGATCTTCCTGCTCCCGAGCTTCTCTTCCCGCGCCTTGTCGAGCAGGACGTGGTACGGGAGGATGATGTTCGCCAGCAGGCCGATCTTCAGCTGGGCGTCGTCCTTCAGGTAGCCGCGCTCCTTCAGGCGGTCGATCTCCATGAGGAGCACCTTCGGGTCGATCACCACCCCGTTGGCGATGACGCATTTCTTCCCCGGGTGGAGGATGCCGGACGGGATGAGGTGGAAGATGAACTTCTCCCCCTTGACCACGAGGGTGTGCCCGGCGTTGTTCCCGCCGGCGGGACGCACGATCGTGTCGGCGAACTCCGAATAGATGTCGACGATCTTTCCCTTGCCCTCATCGCCCCACTGGGCGCCGAGCACGATGACGCTTTTCAAAGGGTTCGCCTTCCTTCGTCAGAAAATCAGGTATTGGGCGTCCATGATGTTCGGGAGCTTTCGAAGCTGCGCAAGGACGGTCTCGGGGACGGCGTTGTCGACGTTGATGAGCGACACGGCGGTTCCGCCGACCTCGGTCCTGCCCAGCCGCAGGCCGGCGATGTTGATCCCCTTCTCGCCGAGGAAGGTGCCGATCCGGCCGACCACGCCCGGGACGTCCTGGTTCCGCAACATGAGGATGCCGCCGGCGAGATCCGCCACGATGGAGAAGGCGTCGATCTGGACGATCCTCGGCGCCCCCCCGAACGCGGTGCCGGCCACGGACGACTCCCCGCCCTCGGTCACCACGGTGACCTTCAGAAGACTCGCGTACGGCTCCGACTTGGGGGTCTTCGACTCGCCCACCTTGATGCCGCGCTCCTCGGCGACCATCCGGGCGTTGACGAGGTTCACCTCCTCGGTCTGGTACTGCAGGAGCCCCTTCAGCACCGAGATCGTGACCGGGGCCGTGGAGAGCTTCCCGACCTCCCCGTAGTAGTCGACCCTGAGCTCACGGACCGGGTTTCGGAGCAGCTGCCCGTGGAACGCGCCGAGACGCTCGGCGAGAGTCAGGAACGGCTTCAGCACGGGCAGAAGTTCACCGGCGACGGACGGGAAGTTCACCGAGTTGCGGATCGTCCCCTTTTTCAGGAAATCGCAGATCTGCTCCGCGATCAGCACCGCCACCTTTTCCTGGGCTTCCGTCGTCGCGGCGCCAAGATGCGGCGTGAGGATCACGTTGGGGTGCGCCAGCAACGGCATATCGGGAGGGGGAGGCTCCGTCGCGAAGACGTCGAGCGCCACTCCGGCCACCTTTCCCGACTGGAGGGCCGCCAGCAGGTCGGCCTCGTTCACGAGCGCCCCGCGGGCGCAGTTGATGATCCGCACGCCGTCCTTCATCTTCGCGATCGCGGCGGCGTTCACCATTCCCTTGGTCTCCGGCGTGAGCGGCGTGTGGTACGTGATGAAATCGGCACGGGCGTACAGCTCGTCGAGGGTCGCCATCTCGACGCCGAGGAGCGCCGCGTCCTCCCTGGACACGTACGGATCGAAGGCGACCACGACCATCTTGACCCCCAGCGCGCGGTCCGCCACGACTTTCCCGATGGCTCCCAGGCCGACGACGCCGAGGACCTTGTCGGTGATCTCGGTGCCCATGAACTTGTTCTTTTCCCACTTCCCCGCCTTCATCGACGCGGTCGCCTGCGGGATCTGGCGGGAGAGGGCCATCATCATCGATACGGCGTGCTCGGCGGTCGTCACGGTGTTGCCGCCGGGGGTGTTCATCACGACCACGCCCTTCTTGGTGGCGGCGACCTTGTCGATGTTGTCCGTGCCGCTGCCGGCGCGCCCGATCACCTTGATCCGCGAGGCGTTCTCGAAGCATGCCGCCGTGGCCTTGGTGGCGCCGCGGACGACGACGGCGTCGTACTGGTTGATGGCCGCCGCCAGCTCTTCGGGCGTCATCTTCCCCTTCACGTCGACCTCGATCCCTTCCTTCACGAACACGTCGATCCCGACCTTCTGCAGGTTGTCCAGCGCGAGCACTTTCATGCGTGTCTCTCCCGTTTTCCGGTTCATTGGCGGCCGTGGGGAAATGCAACTGCATTTCCTATCAAAGGAATTCGGAAAAGTCAATCTCGGTGTGCGCAGAAAACCCTTGAAGGAGGGCGCGGACCTTGCGAGAATGCCAAGGATCGAAAACCGGCCCGCAGGAGGTCATCCATGAAACGAACCGTCAATTTCAACGCCGGACCCGCCGCCCTTCCCCTCCCCGCGCTGGAGCGCGCCCGTCTCGAGTTCCTCGACTTCGCCGGAAGCGGCATGTCGGTGATGGAGCACAGCCACCGCGGGAAGGAGTACGAGGCGGTCCACGACGAGGCGATCGCCCTCGTCCGGGAGCTGCTCGGCGTGCCGGCGGGCTACGAAGTTCTCCTGCTCCAGGGGGGGGCCACGGCGCTGTTCGCCCAGATCCCGATGAATCTTTTGGGACAGGGCGCGGCCGCGCAGTACCTTGTCACAGGCGCCTGGGGCGAGAAGGCGCTCGGCGAGGCGAAGATCGTCTCCGCGATGTTCGGCGCCTCCGTCGCGGTGCAGAGCCTGGGCGTCGGCGAGGGGAAGGAGAAGAGCTACACCCGCGCTCCGGCTCCCTCCGGGGTAAAGGTCGATTCCGGGTCCGCCTACCTGCATATCACCTCCAAC
The sequence above is a segment of the bacterium genome. Coding sequences within it:
- the serA gene encoding phosphoglycerate dehydrogenase, whose product is MKVLALDNLQKVGIDVFVKEGIEVDVKGKMTPEELAAAINQYDAVVVRGATKATAACFENASRIKVIGRAGSGTDNIDKVAATKKGVVVMNTPGGNTVTTAEHAVSMMMALSRQIPQATASMKAGKWEKNKFMGTEITDKVLGVVGLGAIGKVVADRALGVKMVVVAFDPYVSREDAALLGVEMATLDELYARADFITYHTPLTPETKGMVNAAAIAKMKDGVRIINCARGALVNEADLLAALQSGKVAGVALDVFATEPPPPDMPLLAHPNVILTPHLGAATTEAQEKVAVLIAEQICDFLKKGTIRNSVNFPSVAGELLPVLKPFLTLAERLGAFHGQLLRNPVRELRVDYYGEVGKLSTAPVTISVLKGLLQYQTEEVNLVNARMVAEERGIKVGESKTPKSEPYASLLKVTVVTEGGESSVAGTAFGGAPRIVQIDAFSIVADLAGGILMLRNQDVPGVVGRIGTFLGEKGINIAGLRLGRTEVGGTAVSLINVDNAVPETVLAQLRKLPNIMDAQYLIF
- a CDS encoding FAD-dependent oxidoreductase gives rise to the protein MSNSLIDSLRPENLLRSGYKDCVLCEVSRPGEEKRCRDCSGRLDQRDRLLWEIRRERIRKTAGILSLVYPGLGHLYSGRIAFGVFWAALLPLSLALVLNVGSGITFGHGVLLLEAGVIWWMAHVDARRGPREPAAPCEDACPAHIRVPDYIALVREGRPLEALALVHDMLPFAAFCGRACPHPCEQKCVRNEFGAPISIMEIKRYAADLGYAAGIPPSSGDRGGILHPRVAVVGAGASGLSAADTLARLGALVTVFDRYPEPGGMMRYGAAEFRFPADALHSDVDRILARGVRFRGGVTFGRDVTFSSLAAEGFDAVLIAVGARDALRLPSAGGEDQGFHDALSFLVRVRERRFPGVPGRVAVIGGGNAAIDAARCALRMGASDVTIACVESREGMPAFAWEIEAAVSEGVTFLPGAAVKRFLLKGGRVTAFEAMTVERVDLDPDGRVAPRTVPGSEFEVSADTVVMAIGSRADLSFLPDGVSRKPTDPGRHVFRLQFPGGKPKIAGYMCGDCVLGPGSVVEASTSGREAALNIYADLAVEEVRGARFKDNYRRRHEPQVTDRPGWRVRRKAERLSPEVARTTFDETEKRLTDRCASEEAERCARCNISL
- the serC gene encoding 3-phosphoserine/phosphohydroxythreonine transaminase translates to MKRTVNFNAGPAALPLPALERARLEFLDFAGSGMSVMEHSHRGKEYEAVHDEAIALVRELLGVPAGYEVLLLQGGATALFAQIPMNLLGQGAAAQYLVTGAWGEKALGEAKIVSAMFGASVAVQSLGVGEGKEKSYTRAPAPSGVKVDSGSAYLHITSNETIHGVEYNVDPSRAFPSTGAVPLIADMSSDFLWRPFDVTKFGMVYAGAQKNIGPSGVVVAVVSKELLDRGRKDIPKIFQFRTHAENKSLYNTPPTFGVYMVRNVLSWLKGQGGLAGMEAINRKKAARLYGVIDGNAEFFRS
- a CDS encoding 4Fe-4S binding protein, whose protein sequence is MRYLKRRIFQGLGTVLPNAWLPGFLTASLYQGPMKGACTPLLNCYACPSALLSCPIGTLQHFAAGGNVSWYAVGTLSVVGASVGRMTCGWLCPFGALQDLLYKFRGWKASLPHWTRYLRYAVLAGLVFVIPYLTHENWFSKLCPVGTLMGGLPWVAMSAGIRSMVRSLFWVKIAILLFFVTASAMVKRPFCRAICPLGAIFSLFNKSSFLQLAWDPDTCTRCGKCQMICPVDIRPDRNPTDADCLRCLDCTRCPSLKLTTVFHRQPFGDPVFPVPAAGNAPGASAN
- a CDS encoding adenylosuccinate synthase yields the protein MKSVIVLGAQWGDEGKGKIVDIYSEFADTIVRPAGGNNAGHTLVVKGEKFIFHLIPSGILHPGKKCVIANGVVIDPKVLLMEIDRLKERGYLKDDAQLKIGLLANIILPYHVLLDKAREEKLGSRKIGTTARGIGPCYEDKIARVGIRACDLLQPESFAEKLRANLEAKNFLLKNYFGGEEVPFQATLDEYLAYGERLKKYLLDTSLFINEEIAQGAKVLFEGAQGALLDIDHGTYPFVTSSNTTAGGACTGSGVGPTKIGGVIGVSKAYATRVGGGPFPTELFDEEGQKIRDRGNEYGSTTGRPRRCGWFDAPVVRYANRLNGLAGIALTKLDVLSGLAFVKMCVAYEIDGVRREQVPLSLTEFEAAKPVYEQVEGWKEDISSAREFGDLPKAARKFVQMIEEVTAVEVSLVSVGPDRNQTIVRRNPFRA
- a CDS encoding cytochrome c biogenesis protein ResB: MADEKRAPSLIDRIWDFFISVKLAIVTLIVLAATSILGTIIEQNQPPEKYHQIYEDWAFVLMDRLNLFDMYHSKWFLFLLVLFTVNLSCCTIDRFPRMLKVVRNPRTKLDGSLEKSLSLADRWKRKGTLSEWAGKYAAALSASFAKPKVTEDGSEVHLYAETGVASRFGVYVTHLSIIIIFIGAIVGNVFGFKGNVNVPEGEAVTQVPVRGGTRMQDLGFTVRCNSFSLETYPSGQPKAYKSDLSVIDGGREVLRKTIVVNDPLQYKGIWFYQASYGQAGGATAQVAVARKDGTPVRMLALAANEPVPIDGYGVVRGVNYEQNFQGSGPALQVVVEKPGQPSSSFWIVQGRPDLDRQRADSLVFSFRGLSSRMFTGLQVAKDPGVNIVWLGCALMVIGLIMAFFLSHQRVWVRLARGTDGRVEVVLAGSASRNRIAFEKRFEKLQTGVKAAGQ
- the ccsB gene encoding c-type cytochrome biogenesis protein CcsB; protein product: MSNVILFNLTTFLFGVASALYLGALYAKNENIAVAGTWVCVLAAVVSTAALGMRWYESYQMGIGRIPVTNLYESLVFFAWSVNLFYLVVERKYRNRTFGAFVMPIAFFTMVFAVYNDSSIQPLVPALQSYWLHAHVITCFVGYAAFAVSAGVALMYLLKARQEEAKISKGVVGLLPPTKTLDDLVYRAIIWGFPFLTVGIITGAAWANYAWGTYWSWDPKETWSLIVWLVYALFLHARVTRGWHGRRAAIISIVGFLATIMCYLGVNLVLSGLHSYGGS
- a CDS encoding cytochrome c family protein, with protein sequence MRKFAMLMAIVMVTVFSAGVIVAGNAPETVTIKEVQKTKPPVVFPHKAHADRIKNCAECHHKDAAGKEQACFACHKAEKKGDVIAMKDAMHTKCTGCHKKDATKKAPTKCNDCHKK